A window from Triticum aestivum cultivar Chinese Spring chromosome 6D, IWGSC CS RefSeq v2.1, whole genome shotgun sequence encodes these proteins:
- the LOC123143817 gene encoding uncharacterized protein — protein sequence MKIWGCTGSHHDSQFELSLQRIGVDMLGTGAPPSIRRQQKDDGETKRSIHDALCVARNLIINNSIVYGGGSAEISCSIVVEAAADRHPEVEQLYLKTVVALVGRRLSTGYCLAASSRTPRMRRSVSGLNAHLDAEVGRFSLFTGAPTVVLGVAALDSGKKEEHARPAMPGPWPSSLKLKAAMRWLEWCCCSVGTRNQVLCSVGMLFVYFYLMQNKTSPRFAKIDFATYDGTEDPLKWLNQCEQFFRGQRTLASERTWLASYHLASYHLRGAAQTWYYALEQDEGSMPPWERFRELCLLCFGPPVRGSRLAELGRLPFTSTVQDYADHFQALACHASGVTAQQRVDLFVGGLPDHIRVDVELRGPQDLQSAMYCARAFERRAVAIQQESPSRTAGSLPGPDSVQGRPTQASAAPLAATAARPFRRLTSAELLERRRQGLCFNCDEPYTPGHACPRLFYLEVADYIPEDTVAADLAAPAVEKVFDAG from the exons ATGAAGATATGGGGTTGCACGGGAAGCCACCATGATTCGCAGTTTGAATTGTCCCTGCAGCGGATTGGGGTGGATATGCTCGGCACCGGCGCACCACCCAGCATCCGTAG GCAACAAAAGGATGATGGGGAGACCAAGCGAAGTATTCATGATGCTCTGTGTGTTGCAAGGAATCTGATCATCAACAACTCAATTGTGTATGGTGGTGGCTCAGCAGAAATATCTTGCTCAATTGTTGTTGAAGCTGCAGCGGATCGGCATCCTGAAGTTGAGCAG CTTTACCTGAAAACAGTGGTGGCGCTGGTCGGTCGTCGCCTCTCCACCGGCTATTGTTTGGCGGCGTCAAGCAGAACGCCGAGGATGCGCCGCTCTGTCTCAGGGCTCAACGCCCACTTGGACGCAGAGGTTGGCAGGTTCTCGCTCTTCACCGGGGCTCCGACGGTCGTGCTTGGTGTGGCAGCGCTGGACAGCGGCAAGAAGGAAGAGCATGCGCGGCCCGCGATGCCAGGCCCCTGGCCCTCCTCCCTCAAGCTCAAGGCGGCGATGAGATGGTTGGAATGGTGCTGCTGCTCCGTAGGTACTA GGAATCAGGTTTTATGCTCGGTGGGGATGTTGTTTGTCTACTTTTATcttatgcaaaataag ACGTCGCCACGGTTCGCCAAGATCGATttcgccacttatgacggcacAGAGGACCCGCTTAAGTGGCTCAACCAGTGTGAGCAGTTTTTCCGTGGCCAGCGCACGCTCGCGTCGGAGCGCACTTGGCTGGCATCCTACCACCTGGCATCCTACCACCTCCGCGGTGCAGCccagacctggtactacgccctcgagcaggacgagggcagcatgcctccttgggagcgcttccgcgagctctgcctcctttgCTTTGGGCCTCCGGTTCGCGGGAGCCGCCTGGCAGAGctcggccgccttcccttcacctccacggtgcaggattACGCCGACCatttccaggccctggcatgccatgcgtcgggtgtgacggcgcagcagcgggtcgacctctttgtcggtggacttccggatcacatccgcgtggacgtggagcttcggggaccccaggatctccagtcggccatgtactgcgcccgcgcgttcgagcgccgcgcggtggccatccagcaggaatcaccGTCCCGGACCGCTGGGTCGCTTCCCGGGCCGGATTCCGTGCAAGGTCGGCCTACGCAGGCTTctgcggcacccctcgccgcgaccgcggcgcgcccgttccgccggctcacctcagctgagctactcgagcgtcgccgccaagggttgtgcttcaactgcgacgagccctacacgcccggccatgcctgccctcgactcttctacctggaggttgcagactacattccggaggacaccgtcgccgccgacctggccgccccagctgtcgagaaggtgtttgacgctggttga